In one Drosophila pseudoobscura strain MV-25-SWS-2005 chromosome X, UCI_Dpse_MV25, whole genome shotgun sequence genomic region, the following are encoded:
- the LOC26532158 gene encoding cytosolic carboxypeptidase Nna1-like, whose translation MADETITVTTAAAEASSFSCLLRTLSAASISRRRRHLIKPTYQPFSQPNLHPRQAATEISSECCYSSSCSDEEEDDTNNNDTHSHTHETSAERQRQQSVVVADEDSVNVNLVRANFKCNDMECSLVLGDYVNAVKKGTHTRTRTAF comes from the exons ATGGCGGATGAGACAATAACAGttacaacagcagcggcagaggcatcATCCTTCAGCTGCCTGCTGCGTACATTGAGCGCAGCTTCAATAAGTCGCCGTCGTCGGCATCTAATCAAGCCGACATATCAGCCCTTCAGCCAGCCCAATCTTCATCCTCGCCAGGCAGCGACAGAGATCTCCAGCGAGTGCTGCTACAGCAGTAGCTgcagcgacgaggaggaggatgataccaacaacaatgacacacactctcacacacacgaGACGTCGGCagagcgacagcggcagcagtccGTCGTTGTCGCCGACGAGGACAGCGTTAATGTCAATTTGGTGAGAGCAAACTTCAAATGCAATGACATGGAATGCTCCCTCGTCCTGGGGGACTATGTGAATG CTGTAAaaaaaggcacacacacacgtacacgtacagcGTTTTGA